The Longimicrobiales bacterium nucleotide sequence CACGGCCTCGGCTGTGGGCCGCAGTTCATCAGGCAGATACTCCAGCACCGCAATCGCCAAAGCGGCATTGGTTGCCTGGTGACGCCCCACAAGAGGGGTACGGACCCTAAGATCACCCCAAGCCCTCGTGGGCAGCGTAAACGCCGTGTGATCTGCGGCGACCTCGACCTCCCCCAATGCGTCCGGATCAACTGCAACGAAGGGCGCACCAACTGACCTCGTGACCTCCCGGAAGACATCAACCAACTCCGGACGAGCCTCCGCGGTCACGAGGGGTACACCCGGCTTCACGATGCCGGCCTTCTCGCGAGCGATCAGCTCCAACGTGGAGCCAAGGTACTCAGCGTGATCCTTAGCGATATTCGTCACCGCTGCGACCTCCGGTCGAACCACATTGGTCGCATCGAGCCTACCACCGAGACCAACCTCGAACACACCTACATCAACGCCCGCCCGTGCAAACGCCTGAAAGCCGAGGACGGTGATCGCTTCGAAGAAGGTCAGTCCGAACCGGAGGACCGGCTCCCGAACTTCTTCTGCACAGGCGAGGATCTCCTCTTCGGACAAAGGTCCCCCTCCCACGAGCATCCGTTCCCGAAAAGAACAGAGATGCGGTGAGGTAAAACAGCCTGCTCGGAGTCCCGAGGCATTGAGGACTGAAGCGAGGGTTGTGACAACTGAGCCCTTTCCGTTCGTGCCCCCGACATGGATCGTGCGGTATGCTCGATGGGGATCGCCCAGCGCCTCCAAGGCTCGCGCCGTGCGCTCGAGTCCCCAGTGCACACCGGTGGCCAACGGTGGGAAGAGCCGCACCACCAGAGGATCCGAGAAGGGTCGATCCAGGCGATCCGGCGCAACGATGTGTGAGCCGGCTAGTCGGTCCATCCCGCATACTGATGTCGGAGAATGAGTGCGATCGTTTCTTTGAGTTCTCGACGATCTACGACGCGGTCGACCATCCCGTGCTCGAGTAGGAACTCGGCTCGCTGAAAGCCCTTAGGCAAGTCCTGCTTGATGGTCTCTTCAATGACTCGGGGCCCCGCAAACCCGATCAACGCCTCAGGTTCGGCAATGTTCACGTCACCCAGCATTGCGTATGAGGCCGTAACACCACCCGTAGTGGGGTGGGTCAGTACGGAGACAAACGGAATGCCTGCCTCGTGCAGCCGGGCCAACACGGTGGACGACTTCGCCATCTGCATGAGGGAATAGATCCCCTCTTGCATGCGAGCTCCCCCCGACGCGGACACGATGATCAGTGGAATCTTCTGCTTCAACGCCGCGTGCGCGGCCCGCGTGATCTTCTCCCCGACCACCGAACCCATCGAGCCACCGATGTAGCCGAAGTCCATGACCGCGACCGCGACGGCGATCCCTTCGAGTTCGCCAGTGCCAGAGATCAGAGCCTCGTTTGTGCCCTTCGCCTCGGCCGCCGCGATCCGGTCTGCGTACAGCTTCAGGTCGCGGAACTCGAGGGGATCGGAGGCACGTAGGCCTGCGTCCATCTCCGTGAACGTCCCGCTGTCGATAAGAATCGACAGATACGCCTCAGCCCCGATGCGGAGGTGGTGACCGCATGTGGGACAGACATTGAGATTCTGCGCGAGGCGCTCCCTGTACAGGATCTCACCACACGCCTGACACTTGTCGAATACGTCGGAGGGAAGATCCCGCTTGTCCTGCGCCTTGAGCGGCTTTTTGTCCTTACGGAACCAGGCCATGCAGTCCGATGGTCATGGAGCGAGCTAACGCTCGTGAGCCACCCTCACGGCAATTGCGACAGCCACCCAAGACATCAGGAGGAACGTGCCGCCATAGCTGACGAAGGGCAGAGGAATACCGGTAATGGGCACAACACCCACAGTCATACCGACGTTCACAAAAATATGGACCAGCCAAGCTCCGAAGATACCGAGTAGGACTAGGCCGGCAAAGGGATCAGAAGACTGCTCCGCCATGCGCACCAGACGCGAAAGAATGAACGCAAATCCCAGGATGGCTCCTGCGGTCCCGATAAACCCGAGTTCCTCCCCTACCACGCTAAAAATAAAGTCAGTGTGCTGCTCGGGCAGGAAATCGAAACGCTTCTGTGGGCCCATTGTGAACCCTTGTCCGGTCATGCCCCCGCTTCCGATCGCCACCTTGGACTGGATGACCTGATAGCCCGCCCCTCGTGGATCCACTTCAGGGTCCAAATACACCAAGATGCGGTTCTGCTGGTACTCCTTCAGAGATCGCCACAGCGGTCCCGAAATCGTGCCGGCCGCCATATTCGCCAACACAACGGCCACCGACTCGAAGAGAAAGAGCCGATAGCGGTAGAAGTAGAGAAATCCGACTACTCCGACGATGTATGCAGACCAGATCAAGGTGTCGAACGAGAGGATCAACCCCACAATCGGACTCGCTACCAACAAAAGGAGTGCAACCGGCGTACTCGCCCAAAAGAGCATGGCGAAGAGGATTCCACCGAACGCCATCGCCGTGCCCAGGTCCGGCTGCAGCATGACGAGCGCGAGCGGGGCCCCCACAAGCAGGGACGGGACCAAGAGCTCGCGGAGCGTCGTCAGAGGCTCCTTCCGCTGCGACAGCAGTCGTGCCAGCACCAGCACGGTAGAGATCTTCGCGACCTCTGACGGCTGAAAGCGGAATCCACCAAAGCCGAGGAAGCTCTTCACGCCTGCCGCGGTGCCGGCACCGGTACCAATCGCCAGCGTCGCCACCAATAGAATGAGTGAGAACACATAAGCCGGGACCGCGACCCATTCGATCCATCGAAGCGGCACTCGGGAGAGGACCGAGAACGCGACGAGCGCGATAACGAGCCATCTGGCCTGTCGGAGCCAAGCGAGCTCAGTCACGTCGTTCGGCACGTAAATGGCACCCGCCGAGTAGATCATGGCGATACCAAAGAGCGTCATCCCCAGAATCGCGAAGACGAGCGGCGGGTCGATGGCCCACTTCTCCAGCAGTCGCATCATCCGCCGGGTGCGGCTCTTGGGCGGTACCGGTCGCGGTACCATTGGGGTACGGTACCGCGCCGAAGGTGCTCCCCATACGTCTGGATCGTATCGATGGGGATGTTGTGCTTCTTCCTTAAATAGAAGTCCGCCGTCTTGGCCATGATGGGAGCAGCCATTCCCGACCCACTCTCCCCGTATTCGATGAGCGCGGCCACCACGATCTCGGGCCGCTCACCCCATGGCCCTGCCATGCCCACGAACCACGCATGGTTGCCAGCTGTTCCCTGGACACTCTGCGCGTTCTGCCCGGTGCCTGTCTTTCCCACAACCTGCCAGTGCTCAAGCGAAGTGCCCACATGTGCCGTCCCGCCCTGCGCGGTCACCGCCGCAAGCCCCTGATAGATCGACCCGATGTCCTCTGCCTGAAGATCGAGCACCCACCCTGGGCCCAGGTCCATGTTTCGCGCCAAGGCGGGTGTCGGCGCTGAACCGTCGCGCGCAAGAGCCAAATAGAACTGGGCCATCTTGAGCGGCGTCTGTGAGTTGGGCCCCTGCCCGATCGAAAGCGAGAGGACCTCGTTCTCGAGCGGCCTGTACCCAAAGCGGTCTTCAAAGAACTGCGGTCCTGCGGGGAAGACGCCCTCCATCTCCTGAGGAAGGTCGACGCCACAACGCTCGCTGAATCCGATCTCGGTCGCCCGTTGCATGAGCGGTTCAAAACCGATTCTCAGGCCAAGCTGATAGAAGTAGACGTTGCAGGAGTTTCCGATGGCCTCAGAGAGATTGTTGAAGCCATGCCCCGCAGGGTTCCAACACCTGCGATAATCGGAACCAAAGGACATGCCTCCCGTGCACGGGATCGGCATCTCTTCGTCCGCGGTGATCACCCCGAGATCCAGACCTATCGCTGCCGCCGCCAACTTCCACGTGGACGCAGGTGGATAGAGTCCCATCACGGTCCGGTTGTACAACGGCAAGCGCTCGTTCTGGTTGAGCGCGGTCCAATACTCGTTGTCTACGCCGCCAACAAACGCGTTCGGGTCGTACGAAGGCGCCGAATACATCGCCAAGATCCCGCCGTCCTCGACATCGAGCGCAACTACCGCCCCCGACATCGAATCTGGGAAGATGGAGTGGATCCACTCCTGCAGCTCGATATCGACGTTCAGATGGAGATCCTGGCCGGACTCGCCGGGATCCGTGCGGAAGGCCGCAAAGTCGCCCACGATGCGCCCGCGAGCATCAACTTCGACGTACTTCAGGCCCTGGCGACCCTGCAAAAGAGCCTCGTACTGCTTCTCGATTCCGGTCTTCCCGACGACCATGCCCTGCTCGTAGCGCTCGTCAGCGTACTCATCGTACTCGAGTTCCTCGCGAGTGATCTCGCCCACATAGCCGAGCACGTGTCCGGTAGCTTCACCGGTCAGGTACCGACGCCTGGGGCGCATCTCTATGTGGACGTCCGGGAACTCAACTCTTCGTTCTTCGAGCGCACTTACGACCCGGAAGTCTGCGTCCGTGTCTACGACGAGCGCCTGCCTCCCGTAGCGAGCCAGGAAACCGAGCAGCCGATCGATCCTCGCCTCGGACATCTCCATGTGTTCGCGCATCCGCTCGAGTGTAGCACGAATGGAGTCGGGAGGCCCCGGCATTAGCGTGATCGCATATCCGGGCGCGTTGTCCGCGATGATGCGGCCGTTCCGGTCATAGATCGTGCCGCGGGGCGCCGGGACGGGGAGCTGTCGGATCCGGTTCGAACGCGCGCGCAATTCCCAGCGATCCGAACCGAGCACCTGGATTCGAAAGAAGGACACGGAGAGCCCACCCATGAAGAGCGCAATGATGACGTAGGCGCCCATCGCACGCCGACGGCGTTCGTGCGAATGGTACACGTTCATGCGGGCGTCTTCCTCCACAGTCCGGTGATCGCCATGAGCGCGATCCCGACTGCGGCTGCGTACAACCCTCCCACGAGACCCTGCACCATCACCTGATCGACGAACGGCTGTCTCAGGTCTTCTCCGACCATCACCCAGCGGACCAAATCCCCCAGCCACTTCCCGAGCACGAAGTAGGAGACCAGGAAGACAAGTGAATCGCCCACAAAGAGGTCTCGTGTCCCCGCGCCCAACACTCCAATCACGGTCATCGCAACGGTGTTGGCGCCAAAGGCGAGAACGCTCAAGGCGTCTTCAATCAGCCCGAAGCAGAGCCCTACTCCCGCGGCACGTCCCATGCCGATTTCTCGGGCCGAGAGGAGCAACGCAACCGTCAGCATGTCAGGCGCGCCGGACTCAAATCCGAGACCGACGTGAAGAAAAAAGTGCAAGACGAAAAGAACCAGGACCGAAAGCCACATTCGGCTGCTCGTCCTCACGGCACCCGTCCCGTGATCGCCTCGTCCCTCGTCAACAGAGAATCTGCGACCCACCGATCCGTGACATCAGACCCAGAATCGTGAGTCGCGACCAAGATATGCGTCACCGAACCCGGTTCAATCATCGGCCTGAGCCAATAACTCTTGCGCCATCCTCCTTGCACCTCCTCTACCCCGTCGATTTTGCCGATCGGAATACCGCGCGGGATCACGCCTAAGCCACTCGTGAGTACGACCGTGCCCGCCGGAGCAGATTCATGGTATGCCGTCCCATTCAGGATGAGTCGGTCGTCTTCACGGAAGCTCCCTCTCCTCACCTCGACCATCCCATACGTAGTCCCATCGGCCAGCATGGCGCTCACGCGAAAATCCGGATGGGTCCAGTCCATCCCGACCGAGATACCTTCTCGCACTTCACGAATCACTCCGACCAGACCGTAAAGGCCTAGAACAGGTGCACCTACCCTAATTCCATCGGCAGAGCCCAGTTCCACCAAGAACATGCTCTCAGATCCCGGCGTGCCGGGACGAATCACGGTGGCAGAAAGGAACGACGGCCCGACCCGGGCTCCCAAATCGAGCGATTCCCGCAGGGTGCGATTCTCATCGAGTAACATCCCGTGAGTGGACGTCACAGCGATGAGTGAGTCGACCTGCTCTTGGAGACCCTCAACCTGGCTCGCACGAAAGCGCGCCGTCACCAAGCGCTCTTGGATCGCGATGAACGGGCGCAAAATCGTCATTTGCAGCCCGAAAGCGACGCGCTGTTGCGCGATTTCTGGGAGGTAGGAAGTTGCGAGAGCGAGGATCAGAACGATGATGGCTAGCATGCCCTGACGGCGGACCCCCGCGCGCTCCGGCTCAGAAACGTACGCCGGCACTCCGCTCTATCCTCGCACCCGGCCGACCTACGGAACCAGGACGGTGCGGAACTTGTGCAGGTCGTCGAGGATTCTGCCCGCCCCTCGCACCACACACGTGAGTGGCTCTTCGTCCACGTGAATCGGGAGGTTGGTCTCGTGCTGGAGTAGCTTGTCTAACCCACGGATGAGAGATCCACCGCCGGTCATCACGATACCACGATCGACGATGTCCGACGACAACTCCGGAGGCGTGATCTCGAGCGCTCTCCGGGTTGCTTCCACGATCGCCTGGATGGGCTCCTGGATGCACTCGCGTACCTCTTGAGAGTGCACAAGGACCGTCTTCGGGATCCCGGAAACGAGATCACGACCCTTCACGTCCATCTCGCGGTCCTCGCCAAAATCGAACGCGGAGCCGATCTGAATCTTGACGGCCTCAGCGGTGGGTTCACCGATGAGGAGATTGTAGTTCTTGCGCAAGAAGGTCACGATGGCTCTGTCCAGCTCGTCGCCACCGACCCGGATCGACGTATTCGAGACGATACCCGAGAGCGCGATAACAGCGATTTCGGTGGTCCCTCCGCCGATATCGATGACCATGTTTCCGGTGGGAGTCTCCACAGGAAGCCCAACGCCGATCGCAGCCGCCATGGGCTCATCGACCATGTACACACCTTTGGCCCCCGCGGACATAGCCGACGAACGAACGGCCCGTCGCTCCAGCTCGGTGATCCCGGATGGCACACCAACAATCACCCTTGGCTTGATGCGGAAGACCCGCTTCTGAGTGACCTGCTTCAGGAAGTGCCGAAGCATCATCTCGGTCACATCAACGTCGGCGATTACGCCGTCTTTGAGCGGCCGGATCGCCTCGATTCCCTCAGGCGTGCGCCCGAGCATCCGCTTCGCCTCGAGCCCGATGCCCATGATCTTCCGGTTGCCCCTCTCTACTGCAACAACCGAGGGTTCATTGAGGACGATCCCCTCACCTTTGACATAGACGAGGGTATTCGCCGTGCCTAGATCGACGGCAATGTCATTGACCGGGACGATACGCCCCGAGTTAATCCAGTTGCTCAGTGCGGACAAAATCAGTTTCCAAGCTGTGTTTTGGGCTCAATCAAGCCCTTATTTTCCGTCGATTCAGGGCGGATGGGCCTGAGAACATATGTTTTCTTCTGCCGGGATGCCAGTGTCCCGTATGGCTTTACGCCGTACCGGTTGAACCGAACCCTCCGGCACCCCGTTCGGTGTCCGACAATCCGTCGACTTCTTCGACATCCAGGGCTTCAAATCGCGCAAACACCAACTGCGCGACTCGCTCGCCCCGAGACAAGGTGACGGACTTCGTCCCCGAGTTCTGCATGATAATTTTGACTTCACCACGGTAATCAGGATCGATCGTGCCGGGACTGTTGGGAAGGGTGATCCCGTGTTTCAGCGCCAGACCCGACCGAGGGCGCACTTGGCATTCGACGCCCTCAGGTAATTCCATGAGCAAACCCGTGCCCACCAACCTGATTTCCCCCGGGGCGAGCACAACTTCATCCTCAGCTGATCGAATATCGTACCCTGCCGCTTGAGGTGTGGCCCGTTCTGGGAGCGGCAAATCAGGGTTCGATGGCAGTCGCTGAAATCGCACTAGGCCCACATCATCTCCTCGGTGATCGATTGTCGAAGTGACCCAACTCTTAAGCCAGGAAGTCGTCCACGTTGCGGCATTCCATATCGAAGGCGTCCGCAACGCCCCGATAGGTCACGTGCCCGTCCACGACGTTGACGCCTAATTTGAGCGCTGCGTTGTCCGAGCAGGCCTGCTTCCAACCCTTACCCGCGAGGGACATGGCGTACGGAAGCGTTGCGTTCGTGAGCGCAAGCGTACTCGTGCGCGGCACGCCGCCCGGCATGTTGGCCACGGCATAGTGGATGACGCCATCGACCGTATAGACCGGGTCATGGTGTGTGGTGGGTTTGACTGTCTCGACACAGCCGCCCTGGTCTACCGCGACATCGACGATGACCGTTCCCGGCCGCATCTGACCGAGGTCTTCTCTCGTAATAAGGCTCGGCGCCTTCGCTCCCGGGATCAGGACCGCGCCGATGATGAGGTCGGAATCCTGAATCTGCTTACGGATGGCGTAGCGCGTGCTGTAGAGCATATGGACGTTGGCCGGCATCGTGTCGTCCAGATAGCGCAGCCGCTCGAGGTTGATGTCCATGATGTGGACCCTAGCGCCCAGGCCAGCCGCCATCTTCGCGGCTTGTGTCCCCACGACACCACCACCCAAGATCAGGACCTTTCCCGGGAGAACGCCCGGGACTCCGCCCAGCAGCACACCGAGACCGCCCTGAGGCTTCTCGAGATACTTGGCGCCTTCCTGAATCGCCATCCGCCCAGCGACTTCGCTCATGGGTGTCAGGAGCGGAAGTTCACCGGTCGAGAGTTCAACGGTTTCGTAGGCGATCGCGGTCGCGCCCGAGGCAACACATGCGTCGGTCAGCGGCTGGTCGGCGGCGAAATGGAAGTAGGTGAACAGCAGCTGCCCCTTCCGCATCCGGGGCCATTCAGGAGCGATCGGCTCCTTGACCTTCATGATCATTTCGGCCTTGGCCCAGACTTCGTCTGCCGTGTCGAGAATCGTGGCTCCGGCACCCTCGTAGAAGTCGTCTGTAAATCCGCTCCCCACGCCGGCGTCCTTTTCAACCACTACCTCGTGGCCAGCCTGGCTGAGCATTTCAGCGCCAGCGGGCGTCAAAGCGACCCGGTATTCGTCGGGTTTGATCTCCTTCGGTACACCGATCAGCATTTGTATCTCGCTGTTGTTGCGTTTCGTTGGTTTCGAGCGTGCAAAGTCACTAAAAGTATCGGCGTTTCCCGCTTATCGGAACGACCTAACTCGCCTGCGTCGGGCCCAGTCGCAGCACCATCTGGCGACTCGGGTCGAAGTATCTCCGACACACCCGTTTCACCTCCTCGGCTGTCACCGCGTCGATGCGTTCGAGCAGGTCGTCGAGGGTGAGAAACGACTCCCCGTGAAGCGCGAACGACGCGAGGCGGTACAACCGCGACCCGGTCGATTCCAGGGCAAGCATGACCTGTCCCTTCATCTGCTGCTTGGCCGTGGCGAGTTCCTCGTCAGCCAGGCCGTCCTCCGCCAACCGTGTGAGTTCGCCTTCGATCGCAGACACTGCCGCATCCGCAGTGGCCGGGCGGGTCCCCACGTAGACGCCCGAAACTCCGGAGGCGCTATAGAACGACTGATAGCTGTATACCGAATAACAGAGTCCCATCTCTTCCCGGACCTTCTGAAAGAGCCTCGAACTCATTCCACCGCCAAGAGCCGAAGAGGCCAGTGACAGCGGGTACCGATCTTCGTGCCCTCGTCCAGGCACATCGGTGCCGAAAACGACGTGAGTCTGGGCGCTATCGCGATGCGCCACTTCACGTCCAGATCGCGTACTCAGCGGCGTGGACACCGCCTCGGCAGGCTCTCCGCCTCCTGCCTGAGCAAAGAGATCACCTACGGAGTCGACCAACGTATCGTGATCGATATTCCCAGCCGCCGCGACGATCAGATTCTCACCCCGGTAACGGCGTTGATGGAGCGCACGCAGGGTGTCCGACGACATCTCCGCTACCGACTCCTTGCTCCCGAGAATCGGCTTTCCGTATGCATGCCCATCCCACATGAGGCTCGAGTGCATCTCATAGACGAGGTCGTCTGGGGTGTCCTCTACTTGGGCGATTTCCTCGAGTACGACCTCACGTTCCAACGCTAGATCATCCGGCTCAATCGTCGGTGTCAACACCATGTCCGCCAACACATCGAGCGCCTCTCCGAGGTTCTCATCAAGGACCCGGGCTTGGTAGGCGGTGTGCTCCCGACTCGTATACGCGTCGAGTGAACCACCGAGACTCTCCAGCGCCATCGCGATATCAGCCGCGCTTCGCTTCCGAGTCCCCTTGAACACCATGTGCTCTAGCAGGTGGCTGGCCCCATGCTCATCCAGACCTTCGTGCGCACCACCCTGCCGAACCCACACCCCGACCGATGCGGATCGCACCGACGGGATCCGTTCGCTGAGCACGCGCACGCCATTGTCGAGTTCAGTCTCCGACACGAACTCCTCATCACCGACACGCAGGTCGATGGACGACGAAGGGGGCACGGACAAGCGCCCGTGCCCCCTCGTGCTCCTGCTGTGCTTCATGCGGTCAGGCGTCGCCTTCAGCATCAGCGTCATCCGAACCAGCGGCTTCCTCGGCGAGTGCGGCCTTCCGGGACAACCGGAGGCGACCCTTCTCGTCGATCGACAGGAGCTTCACTTTGACGATGTCACCCTTCTTGACCACGTCCTCGGTGTTCTCCGTCCGCGCTTCCTGCAGCTCTGAGATGTGGCACAGGCCTTCGGTGCCAGGCATGATCTCGATGAAGGCGCCAAAGGTCGTCGTGTTCTTGACCGGCCCCTCGTAGATGCGACCCACCTCGGGATCCTTCACGATCGCCTCGATCATCTCGCGTGCACGCGCACCGGCTTCACCGGACACGGCTGCGATCTTCACGATACCACTGTCATCGATGTCGATCTGCGCACCCGACTCCTCTTGGATGGCGCGAATCGTCTTACCCTTTGGCCCAATGATCTCACCGATCTTCTCCGGGTTGATCTGGATGGACACGATGGTCGGTGCGTAGTCGGACAGTTCAGTTCGCCCGGCACTCAACGTCTCATCCATGAGGTTCAGGATGTGCATGCGGCCCTTGTTGGCCCGCTGCAGCGCTTCCTTCATGATGTCGACTGTGAGGCCATCGATCTTGATGTCCATCTGGATCGAAGTCACACCATCACGCGTACCGGCAATCTTGAAGTCCATGTCGCCGAGTGCGTCTTCAAGACCGAGAATATCGGTCAGGATCGCGATGTCGTCCCCTTCTTTGATCAGGCCCATCGCAACACCTGCACACGGCGCCTTCATCGGCACACCCGCGTCCATCAGGGCGAGCGAAGAACCACAGACGCTGGCCATCGACGAAGAACCGTTCGACTCGAGCACGTCAGAGACGACACGAATCGTGTAAGGAAAGTCGTCGTACGCTGGCAGGAGCGGCTGAATCGCGCGCTCCGCCAAGTTTCCGTGACCGATCTCGCGACGAGACGTGCCGCGGAACGGTTTCGCCTCACCCACGCAGAACGGCGGGAAGTTGTAATGAAGCATGAAGGACTTCTTGATCTCTTCGCGCGAATCGATCGAGTCGATGCGCTGCTCGTCACGCGAGGTACCGAGCGTGATCACGGCCAACGCCTGTGTCTGACCGCGCGTGAAGAGGGCAGAACCGTGCGTCCGGGGAAGAACACCCACCTCGGAAGTGATCGGCCGGATGTCGTC carries:
- a CDS encoding pitrilysin family protein, giving the protein MLKATPDRMKHSRSTRGHGRLSVPPSSSIDLRVGDEEFVSETELDNGVRVLSERIPSVRSASVGVWVRQGGAHEGLDEHGASHLLEHMVFKGTRKRSAADIAMALESLGGSLDAYTSREHTAYQARVLDENLGEALDVLADMVLTPTIEPDDLALEREVVLEEIAQVEDTPDDLVYEMHSSLMWDGHAYGKPILGSKESVAEMSSDTLRALHQRRYRGENLIVAAAGNIDHDTLVDSVGDLFAQAGGGEPAEAVSTPLSTRSGREVAHRDSAQTHVVFGTDVPGRGHEDRYPLSLASSALGGGMSSRLFQKVREEMGLCYSVYSYQSFYSASGVSGVYVGTRPATADAAVSAIEGELTRLAEDGLADEELATAKQQMKGQVMLALESTGSRLYRLASFALHGESFLTLDDLLERIDAVTAEEVKRVCRRYFDPSRQMVLRLGPTQAS
- the ald gene encoding alanine dehydrogenase; protein product: MLIGVPKEIKPDEYRVALTPAGAEMLSQAGHEVVVEKDAGVGSGFTDDFYEGAGATILDTADEVWAKAEMIMKVKEPIAPEWPRMRKGQLLFTYFHFAADQPLTDACVASGATAIAYETVELSTGELPLLTPMSEVAGRMAIQEGAKYLEKPQGGLGVLLGGVPGVLPGKVLILGGGVVGTQAAKMAAGLGARVHIMDINLERLRYLDDTMPANVHMLYSTRYAIRKQIQDSDLIIGAVLIPGAKAPSLITREDLGQMRPGTVIVDVAVDQGGCVETVKPTTHHDPVYTVDGVIHYAVANMPGGVPRTSTLALTNATLPYAMSLAGKGWKQACSDNAALKLGVNVVDGHVTYRGVADAFDMECRNVDDFLA
- the mrdA gene encoding penicillin-binding protein 2; protein product: MNVYHSHERRRRAMGAYVIIALFMGGLSVSFFRIQVLGSDRWELRARSNRIRQLPVPAPRGTIYDRNGRIIADNAPGYAITLMPGPPDSIRATLERMREHMEMSEARIDRLLGFLARYGRQALVVDTDADFRVVSALEERRVEFPDVHIEMRPRRRYLTGEATGHVLGYVGEITREELEYDEYADERYEQGMVVGKTGIEKQYEALLQGRQGLKYVEVDARGRIVGDFAAFRTDPGESGQDLHLNVDIELQEWIHSIFPDSMSGAVVALDVEDGGILAMYSAPSYDPNAFVGGVDNEYWTALNQNERLPLYNRTVMGLYPPASTWKLAAAAIGLDLGVITADEEMPIPCTGGMSFGSDYRRCWNPAGHGFNNLSEAIGNSCNVYFYQLGLRIGFEPLMQRATEIGFSERCGVDLPQEMEGVFPAGPQFFEDRFGYRPLENEVLSLSIGQGPNSQTPLKMAQFYLALARDGSAPTPALARNMDLGPGWVLDLQAEDIGSIYQGLAAVTAQGGTAHVGTSLEHWQVVGKTGTGQNAQSVQGTAGNHAWFVGMAGPWGERPEIVVAALIEYGESGSGMAAPIMAKTADFYLRKKHNIPIDTIQTYGEHLRRGTVPQWYRDRYRPRAAPGG
- a CDS encoding rod shape-determining protein — protein: MSALSNWINSGRIVPVNDIAVDLGTANTLVYVKGEGIVLNEPSVVAVERGNRKIMGIGLEAKRMLGRTPEGIEAIRPLKDGVIADVDVTEMMLRHFLKQVTQKRVFRIKPRVIVGVPSGITELERRAVRSSAMSAGAKGVYMVDEPMAAAIGVGLPVETPTGNMVIDIGGGTTEIAVIALSGIVSNTSIRVGGDELDRAIVTFLRKNYNLLIGEPTAEAVKIQIGSAFDFGEDREMDVKGRDLVSGIPKTVLVHSQEVRECIQEPIQAIVEATRRALEITPPELSSDIVDRGIVMTGGGSLIRGLDKLLQHETNLPIHVDEEPLTCVVRGAGRILDDLHKFRTVLVP
- the accD gene encoding acetyl-CoA carboxylase, carboxyltransferase subunit beta, with amino-acid sequence MAWFRKDKKPLKAQDKRDLPSDVFDKCQACGEILYRERLAQNLNVCPTCGHHLRIGAEAYLSILIDSGTFTEMDAGLRASDPLEFRDLKLYADRIAAAEAKGTNEALISGTGELEGIAVAVAVMDFGYIGGSMGSVVGEKITRAAHAALKQKIPLIIVSASGGARMQEGIYSLMQMAKSSTVLARLHEAGIPFVSVLTHPTTGGVTASYAMLGDVNIAEPEALIGFAGPRVIEETIKQDLPKGFQRAEFLLEHGMVDRVVDRRELKETIALILRHQYAGWTD
- the rodA gene encoding rod shape-determining protein RodA, producing MMRLLEKWAIDPPLVFAILGMTLFGIAMIYSAGAIYVPNDVTELAWLRQARWLVIALVAFSVLSRVPLRWIEWVAVPAYVFSLILLVATLAIGTGAGTAAGVKSFLGFGGFRFQPSEVAKISTVLVLARLLSQRKEPLTTLRELLVPSLLVGAPLALVMLQPDLGTAMAFGGILFAMLFWASTPVALLLLVASPIVGLILSFDTLIWSAYIVGVVGFLYFYRYRLFLFESVAVVLANMAAGTISGPLWRSLKEYQQNRILVYLDPEVDPRGAGYQVIQSKVAIGSGGMTGQGFTMGPQKRFDFLPEQHTDFIFSVVGEELGFIGTAGAILGFAFILSRLVRMAEQSSDPFAGLVLLGIFGAWLVHIFVNVGMTVGVVPITGIPLPFVSYGGTFLLMSWVAVAIAVRVAHER
- a CDS encoding bifunctional folylpolyglutamate synthase/dihydrofolate synthase, with translation MDRLAGSHIVAPDRLDRPFSDPLVVRLFPPLATGVHWGLERTARALEALGDPHRAYRTIHVGGTNGKGSVVTTLASVLNASGLRAGCFTSPHLCSFRERMLVGGGPLSEEEILACAEEVREPVLRFGLTFFEAITVLGFQAFARAGVDVGVFEVGLGGRLDATNVVRPEVAAVTNIAKDHAEYLGSTLELIAREKAGIVKPGVPLVTAEARPELVDVFREVTRSVGAPFVAVDPDALGEVEVAADHTAFTLPTRAWGDLRVRTPLVGRHQATNAALAIAVLEYLPDELRPTAEAVQSGIRSVEYHGRDQIEVDEGGTWLFDVAHNVAGTRSLVDTIDRLELPRPLVMVVGVLGDKDWRGMLPPLFSRADQAILTQAPSAPPERRWSVRDAGDSVGTITHVTVEEDFERAMQKARAEAGKGTVLVTGSVHTVGSALSVLGLEPLSKW
- the dut gene encoding dUTP diphosphatase, with the translated sequence MGLVRFQRLPSNPDLPLPERATPQAAGYDIRSAEDEVVLAPGEIRLVGTGLLMELPEGVECQVRPRSGLALKHGITLPNSPGTIDPDYRGEVKIIMQNSGTKSVTLSRGERVAQLVFARFEALDVEEVDGLSDTERGAGGFGSTGTA
- the mreC gene encoding rod shape-determining protein MreC, translated to MPAYVSEPERAGVRRQGMLAIIVLILALATSYLPEIAQQRVAFGLQMTILRPFIAIQERLVTARFRASQVEGLQEQVDSLIAVTSTHGMLLDENRTLRESLDLGARVGPSFLSATVIRPGTPGSESMFLVELGSADGIRVGAPVLGLYGLVGVIREVREGISVGMDWTHPDFRVSAMLADGTTYGMVEVRRGSFREDDRLILNGTAYHESAPAGTVVLTSGLGVIPRGIPIGKIDGVEEVQGGWRKSYWLRPMIEPGSVTHILVATHDSGSDVTDRWVADSLLTRDEAITGRVP